The following proteins come from a genomic window of Triticum aestivum cultivar Chinese Spring chromosome 6A, IWGSC CS RefSeq v2.1, whole genome shotgun sequence:
- the LOC123128882 gene encoding mRNA-decapping enzyme subunit 2 yields MAMAGGGGLNRSSSRGQLPPQELLDDLCSRFVLNVPKEDLESFERILFLLEQAHWFYEDNSVEHNPSLKSLSFKDFTSLMFNSCAALRPYRAHLDDIYKDFTHYKFRVPVSGAIILDDNYDRCLLVKGWKSSASWSFPRGKRSKDEEDHTCAVREVLEETGCDVSKLLKMDDHIEVSIGQQRVRLYIITGVKEDTVFAPQTKKEISEISWHRIDDLLPASDDAISRGVNGMKLYMVAPFLMGLKSWIGTHRSQVYQKSDTSARGTVWKAKNPSGVFVPVENPVITRAGSDTQNPVITRAGSGTQHVDNRPGKSFRSFRFDTASILQSMEASFLHT; encoded by the exons ATGGCGATGGCGGGCGGCGGGGGACTGAACCGGTCCTCATCGCGGGGGCAGCTGCCGCCGCAGGAGCTCCTCGACGATCTCTGCAG CCGGTTCGTGCTGAACGTGCCCAAGGAGGACCTGGAGTCGTTCGAGCGGATCCTGTTCCTGCTGGAGCAGGCGCACTGGTTCTACGAGGACAACTCCGTGGAGCACAACCCCTCCCTCAAGTCCCTCTCCTTCAAGGACTTCACCTCCCTAA TGTTCAACAGCTGCGCCGCTCTCAGGCCCTACCGCGCGCACCTCGACGACATCTACAAGGACTTCACGCACTACAAGTTCCGGGTCCCCGTCTCCGGCGCCATCATCCTCGATGACAACTATGACAGG TGCTTACTTGTGAAAGGATGGAAGTCTAGTGCCAGCTGGAGTTTCCCCCGTGGAAAGAGGAGCAAAGATGAAGAGGATCATACTTGTGCAGTTAGAGAA GTTCTGGAGGAGACTGGGTGTGATGTTTCTAAGCTGTTGAAAATGGATGACCACATTGAAGTTTCAATTGGACAACAGAGAGTTCGACTCTATATTATTACGGGTGTTAAGGAAGATACTGTTTTTGCTCCTCAAACTAAGAAAGAAATCAGT GAGATCTCATGGCACAGAATTGATGATCTTCTACCTGCTAGTGATGATGCAATATCTCGTGGAGTGAATGGGATGAAGCTTTATATGGTTGCACCATTTTTGAT GGGTCTAAAATCATGGATAGGCACACATCGGTCCCAAGTATATCAGAAGTCAGATACATCTGCTAGAG GTACTGTGTGGAAAGCGAAGAATCCCTCGGGTGTCTTTGTGCCTGTCGAGAACCCTGTTATTACTAGAGCAGGATCTGACACACAGAACCCTGTAATTACTAGAGCAGGATCTGGCACGCAGCACGTCGACAACCGccctggcaaaagcttcagaagctTCAGATTCGATACGGCCAGTATCCTGCAGTCCATGGAAGCTTCCTTTCTGCATACCTAG